The genomic stretch AGCCCGGCGTAGGAGGCCCTGCTGGCCCCGCGCATTACTGGCCGACCCCGGTGGGTGACGCGGTGGGCGACTCCGGCCGGCCCTCAAGGTCGGCCAGGAACCGGTCCACCATCCTGGACTGCCGGGCCTGATCGGTCAGCGACTCGCCGACGATCCGGCTGGCCAGCTCGGTCGCCAGCGCCCCGACCTGAGTGCGGAGCGAGATCAGCGCCTGCTGCCGCTCGGCCTCGATCTGCGCCTGCGCGGCCTCGGTGATCCGGCGGGCCTCCGCCTCGGCGCGCTCGCGCATCTCCGCGATGATCTGGGCGCCCTGCTCACGGGCGTCCTCGCGCATCCGCGCGGCCTCGTGCTTGGCGTCGTCCAGCTGCTCGCGGTACTGCTG from Mycobacteriales bacterium encodes the following:
- a CDS encoding F0F1 ATP synthase subunit B, whose product is QQYREQLDDAKHEAARMREDAREQGAQIIAEMRERAEAEARRITEAAQAQIEAERQQALISLRTQVGALATELASRIVGESLTDQARQSRMVDRFLADLEGRPESPTASPTGVGQ